A genomic segment from Paenibacillus sp. FSL K6-1096 encodes:
- a CDS encoding AraC family transcriptional regulator has product MKFRQPFFASLRRHPTYMKLIFYFVSANVLVLGVSFVLLYGQSSKTLLQEIGDHSESLLVNGARNTSRLMEWALDFSFSSSNDSALKVYALSDHYSDFETYEVWSQLMDIKNANPSIDSVYLINDYTNTVIDSRLGLNDTATFYDQDIIKRLRDPETANHSVLIPRTLSLPLTGNTPKEVMTIVRFYEKGSSISAFVMNVDTHNLMTLLQNNSNFASRSITVLNDRDETVFSSMAMTKEQIAELRSNGVKGASGWKLFQPYGQGEKLMVYADSSVKGIQDWTFIEMIPKSAILGKITVLRDTSLVLFLVLFAASLAVIILISKRVYSPIQELISRVMQQHQAEKPGLGVNANELEYLSSVFISQHNQIHELTEQWRHNKFLGRERFLRDFLGESYHSAEEIRSQFLEWGIDLPEDQLSVAIFRIDHFAEFSGRYPDKDRRLLRFAMSNIIQESLQSSRHKLLTVDMGDDHVAVIVSADLSEEFAKELQVAGQLIQQYLSVGTTIAWGRTLPSLTDMHEVYLETYELTQERFRFGHRALIVKAWLPEAPGELYHLPVSQERQMAQAILKGDAAVILQMLRSAVVKLRELPYFECKMSLITLFMDIRRLIQEHAAQPLPSSWGLTSIEKQIIQQETIDNVMPWMEALITKTLEDIATARSQSKNIALIGQVDQFIESHLTDPNLSATMLADHLGLSVNYFRSLYKAETNQSITDKISEKRLTFICQELIASDSPIEPIVQHFGFSSLNTFYSSFKKVYGMTPAQYRKKYRAGDGGGKV; this is encoded by the coding sequence ATGAAATTCAGACAACCATTCTTCGCATCGCTGAGGCGGCACCCTACCTATATGAAGCTTATTTTTTATTTTGTCAGTGCCAATGTACTGGTACTTGGAGTATCCTTCGTCCTGCTCTATGGGCAATCCTCGAAGACGCTGCTGCAGGAGATCGGAGATCATTCGGAATCCCTTCTGGTGAACGGGGCCCGGAATACGTCGCGGCTGATGGAATGGGCGCTTGATTTCAGCTTCTCCTCCAGCAATGACAGTGCGCTTAAGGTGTATGCCCTCTCCGATCATTACAGCGATTTCGAAACCTACGAGGTCTGGAGCCAGCTGATGGATATTAAGAACGCCAACCCCTCCATTGATTCCGTCTACCTCATTAACGATTATACGAATACGGTCATTGACTCCAGGCTGGGATTGAATGATACCGCTACTTTTTACGACCAGGATATTATTAAGCGCTTACGGGACCCGGAAACAGCGAACCATAGCGTTCTTATCCCAAGAACCCTGTCCCTCCCTCTTACCGGGAACACGCCCAAAGAAGTGATGACCATCGTCAGATTTTATGAAAAAGGCAGCTCCATCTCCGCATTCGTCATGAATGTGGACACCCATAATCTGATGACCCTGCTGCAGAATAATTCGAACTTTGCGAGCCGTTCAATTACTGTGTTGAATGACCGGGACGAGACGGTGTTCAGCAGCATGGCCATGACGAAGGAACAGATTGCGGAGCTTAGAAGCAACGGGGTGAAGGGCGCAAGCGGCTGGAAGCTGTTCCAGCCCTATGGCCAGGGGGAGAAGCTGATGGTCTATGCCGACTCCTCCGTGAAGGGCATCCAGGATTGGACCTTCATTGAGATGATCCCGAAATCCGCCATCCTGGGCAAAATCACTGTTCTGCGCGATACCAGTCTGGTCCTGTTCCTCGTCTTGTTCGCGGCCTCCCTGGCGGTGATTATTCTAATCTCCAAACGGGTGTACTCGCCCATTCAGGAGCTGATCAGCCGGGTCATGCAGCAGCATCAGGCGGAGAAGCCGGGTCTTGGCGTGAACGCCAATGAGCTGGAATACCTGTCGAGTGTCTTCATCTCCCAGCATAATCAGATTCACGAGCTGACTGAGCAATGGCGGCATAATAAATTTCTGGGCAGAGAACGCTTCTTAAGGGATTTTCTGGGGGAGAGCTACCACTCGGCGGAGGAGATCCGTTCGCAGTTCCTGGAATGGGGGATTGATCTGCCGGAGGATCAGCTGTCGGTAGCCATCTTCCGGATCGACCACTTCGCGGAGTTCTCGGGAAGATACCCGGACAAGGACCGGCGTCTGCTCCGGTTCGCGATGTCCAATATCATTCAGGAGTCGCTGCAATCGTCCAGGCACAAGCTGCTGACAGTCGATATGGGGGACGACCACGTAGCTGTCATCGTATCGGCTGACTTATCTGAGGAATTCGCGAAGGAGCTGCAGGTGGCAGGGCAGCTGATCCAGCAGTATTTGTCCGTGGGAACCACCATTGCCTGGGGCCGGACCTTGCCTAGCTTAACCGACATGCATGAGGTGTATCTGGAGACGTATGAGCTGACGCAGGAGCGGTTCCGGTTCGGACACCGGGCACTCATTGTGAAGGCATGGCTGCCGGAGGCGCCGGGGGAATTGTATCATTTGCCTGTGAGCCAGGAGCGGCAGATGGCACAGGCCATCCTTAAGGGGGACGCCGCCGTCATTCTGCAGATGCTGCGCTCGGCGGTAGTGAAGCTGCGGGAGCTGCCGTATTTTGAATGTAAAATGTCGCTGATCACCCTGTTCATGGACATTCGCCGGCTCATCCAGGAGCATGCCGCCCAGCCGCTGCCCAGCTCATGGGGACTGACGTCCATCGAGAAGCAGATCATCCAGCAGGAGACCATAGATAACGTCATGCCCTGGATGGAAGCCTTGATTACCAAGACGCTCGAAGATATTGCCACGGCCCGCAGCCAGTCTAAGAATATCGCCCTGATCGGACAGGTGGACCAGTTCATTGAGAGCCATCTCACCGACCCGAATCTGTCAGCCACCATGCTGGCCGATCACCTGGGATTGTCGGTCAATTATTTCCGCAGCCTGTACAAAGCCGAGACCAACCAGTCCATCACCGACAAAATATCCGAAAAACGCCTGACCTTCATCTGCCAGGAGCTGATTGCCTCCGACTCGCCGATCGAGCCGATCGTCCAGCACTTTGGCTTCTCATCCCTCAACACCTTCTATTCCAGCTTCAAGAAGGTATACGGCATGACCCCGGCCCAGTACCGGAAGAAGTACCGGGCGGGGGATGGCGGGGGGAAGGTGTGA
- a CDS encoding DEAD/DEAH box helicase family protein: protein MDNIEDKYKAALAYIKELELEISRLSALLGHAEEEGGTNTFSEKSSAEITVGESNIHQYSTVDDKLALYKSYFRGREDVYPIRWSNKQGKSGYSPVCANEWTAVCEKPRVKCSVCQHQSFMPLTAEVLSAHLDARQDRTIGIYPMLPDETCWLLAMDFDKRDWKQDVTAVMELCTQHGIPALLERSRSGNGGHIWIFFSQKIEAATARRFGMTLLSLTMNHRYQIGMESYDRLFPNQDTLPKGGFGNLIALPLQGGPRKQGNSVFVDEHFEPYADQWSALSGIDKISEDEVWSFIHKHGERGLFGNDNISAGSGDEADELNLFKQNQSNGQAILPETLPAEIQILQSDRLYISKSGLPSSAIHAVMRIASFANPEFHKAQAMRLSTYGKPRVISCAEDLGNAIVLPRGCLQEVLSLFEQHAVKVSLEDQRSSGVAIEAEFTGTLTTLQDTAARAILNRDIGVLSAATAFGKTVVAASVIASRKTNTLILVHRRELMEQWQERLRTFLDVPKQAIGLIGGGKNKPTGIIDIAVIQSLNYKGEVKPLVGEYGQVIVDECHHVSAYSFEQVLQRVRAKYVFGLTATLKRQDGQEAIVRFQLGPVIMKIDAKTLNSARGFSLRVVPRYTTFQLKPGDKTTGIQDIYQQLVEDEERNTLIFDDLLTCLDEGRSPLLLVERTAHAEYFAERLQAFAKNVIVLKGRMGKKQREALRTQIAAIPDDQERVVIATGKLIGEGFDDARLDTLFLVHPISWSGTLQQYAGRLHRSHDNKEEVRIYDYIDLQVPMLMGMFKKRVKGYRKMGYRGAEL, encoded by the coding sequence ATGGACAATATAGAGGATAAATATAAGGCGGCGCTGGCATATATCAAGGAGCTTGAGCTGGAGATCAGCCGGTTAAGCGCTCTTCTGGGACATGCCGAGGAGGAGGGCGGAACAAACACTTTTTCTGAAAAATCCAGCGCTGAGATAACGGTTGGCGAATCGAATATTCATCAATACTCCACTGTAGATGACAAACTCGCTCTATATAAAAGTTATTTCCGCGGCAGAGAAGATGTGTACCCGATCCGCTGGAGCAACAAGCAGGGTAAATCCGGGTATTCACCAGTATGCGCCAATGAGTGGACTGCTGTGTGTGAGAAGCCCCGCGTGAAATGCTCCGTATGCCAACATCAGAGCTTCATGCCGCTCACCGCCGAGGTTCTGTCCGCCCATCTGGATGCAAGGCAAGACCGGACCATTGGAATCTATCCCATGCTGCCGGATGAGACCTGCTGGCTGCTCGCCATGGATTTCGACAAACGTGATTGGAAGCAGGATGTTACTGCCGTGATGGAGCTATGCACTCAACATGGAATTCCCGCCCTCTTAGAGCGTTCGCGTTCCGGCAACGGCGGGCATATTTGGATTTTCTTCAGTCAGAAGATTGAAGCGGCAACAGCCAGAAGATTTGGAATGACCCTGCTGAGTCTGACCATGAACCACAGATACCAGATTGGCATGGAATCGTACGACCGGCTTTTCCCCAATCAGGATACGCTGCCCAAAGGCGGCTTCGGCAACCTTATTGCACTCCCGCTTCAAGGCGGGCCCCGGAAACAGGGGAATAGTGTGTTTGTGGACGAACATTTTGAACCGTATGCAGACCAATGGAGCGCCTTATCGGGAATCGACAAAATCAGCGAGGACGAGGTCTGGAGCTTTATACACAAGCACGGGGAGCGGGGACTGTTTGGCAATGACAATATTTCGGCAGGGTCTGGTGATGAAGCAGATGAATTGAATCTGTTTAAACAGAATCAAAGTAATGGGCAAGCGATTCTGCCAGAAACCCTCCCTGCGGAAATACAGATTCTACAGTCGGATCGTCTGTATATATCCAAGTCCGGGCTGCCTTCAAGTGCCATTCATGCTGTAATGCGAATAGCCTCCTTTGCAAACCCCGAGTTCCACAAGGCACAAGCCATGCGGCTCTCCACCTACGGCAAGCCCCGGGTCATCTCCTGCGCAGAGGATCTGGGTAATGCTATAGTGCTTCCAAGGGGATGCCTGCAGGAGGTGCTGTCCTTATTCGAGCAACATGCAGTCAAGGTGTCACTGGAGGACCAGCGTTCATCTGGCGTGGCTATTGAAGCTGAGTTCACCGGTACTCTGACTACGCTTCAGGATACAGCAGCCAGAGCTATCCTGAACCGGGATATCGGCGTTCTCTCCGCTGCCACCGCATTCGGCAAAACGGTCGTTGCCGCCAGCGTGATCGCTTCCAGAAAAACGAACACTCTTATTCTGGTGCACCGACGGGAGCTGATGGAGCAATGGCAGGAGCGCTTGCGCACTTTTCTGGATGTTCCGAAACAAGCCATCGGACTCATTGGCGGCGGCAAAAACAAACCAACCGGCATCATCGACATCGCCGTCATTCAAAGCCTTAACTATAAAGGAGAGGTTAAACCTTTGGTAGGTGAATACGGCCAAGTCATCGTGGATGAGTGCCACCACGTATCTGCCTACAGCTTCGAGCAGGTTCTGCAAAGAGTCCGAGCCAAGTATGTATTTGGCTTAACCGCTACCCTAAAACGGCAGGACGGTCAGGAGGCCATTGTGCGGTTCCAGCTTGGCCCGGTGATCATGAAGATTGATGCCAAAACCCTTAACAGCGCCAGAGGATTTTCTCTTAGGGTGGTTCCCCGGTATACTACATTTCAACTTAAGCCAGGAGACAAGACTACCGGGATTCAAGACATCTATCAGCAGTTAGTGGAGGATGAAGAGCGAAACACCCTTATTTTCGACGATTTGCTCACCTGTCTGGACGAAGGCCGCTCTCCGCTGCTGCTGGTTGAACGAACGGCTCATGCGGAGTATTTTGCAGAGCGGCTGCAGGCTTTTGCCAAGAACGTCATTGTACTAAAGGGCCGCATGGGCAAAAAACAGCGCGAGGCGCTCCGCACCCAAATCGCCGCTATTCCTGACGATCAGGAACGAGTTGTTATCGCTACCGGCAAGCTGATCGGTGAAGGCTTCGACGACGCCAGACTGGACACCCTCTTCCTCGTCCATCCCATCTCCTGGTCAGGCACCTTACAGCAGTATGCAGGCCGCCTGCACCGGAGTCATGACAATAAAGAAGAAGTAAGAATATATGATTATATCGACCTCCAGGTCCCCATGCTCATGGGGATGTTCAAGAAGCGGGTGAAGGGCTACCGGAAGATGGGGTATCGGGGGGCGGAGTTGTGA
- a CDS encoding DUF3502 domain-containing protein, whose product MTLKRWFGTATTAVLVSSLVLAGCGGNAKNEGNTANSTNSPASTEGAASATKEIVTLKAYFPGDKPAGFDDVLKAVNDKLKADNIGAALNVNFMPWSDYGNAVSVKMSAGEEFDMYLDAPWLSMNQMIESKSLLELDAAVDARPELKASIPEEMWQYNKFGGKIMGIPLGTTQGQLYGLLIRKDLREKYGLPELKTLDDLEKFLYAVKENEKSVKPFVINGIKADKLPFILSSSANLAQDEVLEIGVNMFSYSVKDKKVIGQWASPTIADAYERVTKYYKDGIISKNIAQEQNAETLFKQGKYAATYYAADGVEGLKYSEMLKDGSDKLEIFIPNGDQAKPYTAYQQWNFLCIPTTSKHSDVTMDVMNWLSVKENHDLMEYGIQGKDWEPVGDSSYKVLSSYTFPGYVLTWRPTLNRTPDTMMPDDKKWFDFSTQTSNFTLSPIAGFNFNAEKVKTEYAKITPLHDSIFLPLSQGLIPAEEGRKTMEDKMASLGGQKVIDEIQAQIDAVTSGK is encoded by the coding sequence ATGACGTTAAAAAGATGGTTCGGCACGGCAACAACAGCGGTCTTGGTATCATCACTGGTACTGGCCGGCTGCGGGGGAAATGCGAAGAATGAAGGCAATACGGCGAATTCTACGAATTCTCCGGCCAGTACAGAAGGGGCTGCATCTGCAACCAAGGAAATTGTGACGCTTAAGGCTTATTTCCCGGGAGATAAACCGGCCGGGTTCGACGATGTGCTGAAGGCAGTTAACGACAAGCTGAAAGCGGATAATATCGGAGCTGCGCTGAATGTCAACTTCATGCCATGGTCCGATTACGGAAATGCGGTATCCGTGAAGATGTCTGCCGGGGAAGAGTTCGATATGTATCTGGATGCCCCGTGGTTATCGATGAACCAGATGATTGAGAGCAAATCTCTGCTGGAGCTGGATGCGGCAGTGGATGCACGGCCGGAGCTGAAGGCGTCCATTCCGGAGGAGATGTGGCAATATAACAAGTTCGGCGGCAAAATTATGGGCATTCCGCTCGGCACCACCCAAGGCCAGCTCTACGGCCTGCTGATCCGCAAGGATTTACGCGAGAAATACGGGCTTCCCGAGCTGAAGACGCTGGATGACCTGGAGAAATTCCTGTATGCGGTGAAGGAAAATGAGAAATCCGTCAAGCCGTTTGTCATTAACGGAATCAAGGCCGATAAGCTGCCGTTCATCCTGAGTAGCTCTGCGAATCTGGCGCAGGATGAAGTGCTGGAGATCGGGGTCAACATGTTCTCGTATTCGGTCAAGGATAAGAAGGTCATTGGCCAGTGGGCGAGCCCGACGATTGCCGATGCCTATGAACGCGTTACCAAATACTACAAGGATGGAATTATCTCCAAAAATATCGCCCAGGAGCAAAATGCCGAGACGCTGTTCAAGCAAGGGAAATATGCGGCGACCTACTATGCAGCAGATGGTGTAGAGGGGCTGAAATACTCGGAAATGTTGAAGGATGGCAGCGACAAGCTGGAGATTTTCATTCCGAACGGCGACCAGGCTAAGCCCTATACGGCTTATCAGCAATGGAACTTCCTCTGTATCCCGACGACCTCCAAGCACTCGGATGTCACGATGGACGTCATGAACTGGCTGTCGGTTAAGGAGAACCATGACCTGATGGAATACGGCATTCAAGGCAAGGACTGGGAGCCGGTCGGCGACTCGAGCTACAAGGTGCTGTCCAGCTATACCTTCCCTGGTTATGTGCTGACCTGGCGGCCGACGCTGAACCGTACACCGGACACCATGATGCCGGATGACAAGAAGTGGTTCGACTTCTCGACCCAGACATCCAATTTCACACTTAGTCCAATTGCAGGCTTCAACTTTAACGCCGAGAAGGTGAAGACGGAATATGCCAAAATTACTCCGCTTCACGACTCGATCTTCCTGCCGCTAAGCCAAGGCCTGATCCCTGCGGAGGAAGGAAGAAAAACGATGGAGGACAAAATGGCCAGTCTCGGCGGACAAAAAGTAATTGATGAGATTCAGGCCCAGATTGATGCCGTTACCTCCGGGAAATAA
- a CDS encoding glycoside hydrolase family 130 protein: MKITRSAHNPLIEAGDVAPSRPDFRVLGAFNAGVAQLQDETILLLRVAEAPISDRADEVLVPRLNEAGTEVQVERYDRNDPGYDFADSRFVAKDGQTVMLTSLSHLRVARSQDGIHFEVEPQPALFPEHPLEAWGIEDPRVTRIGDIYYITYSAASARGVGVGLAETSDFRTFKRRGLMLPPENKDVMIFPEQINGKYYALHRPVPKSFGAPEMWIAESPDLDHWGNHRFLMGLGEQGWDSARMGGGAVPIRTPQGWLALYHGADSSHRYCMGAVLLDLEDPSRVIARSRVPVLEPEAPYEVNGFFGKVVFSCGALLMDQTVRMYYGAADEVMAVADIPLQDILDTLV, from the coding sequence ATGAAAATAACACGCAGCGCGCACAACCCGCTGATTGAAGCAGGGGATGTTGCCCCCTCCCGTCCCGATTTCCGGGTGCTGGGCGCGTTCAATGCAGGCGTTGCGCAGTTACAGGATGAGACGATCCTCTTACTGCGCGTGGCCGAAGCACCAATATCAGACCGGGCGGACGAGGTGCTCGTTCCCCGGCTGAATGAAGCAGGAACGGAGGTGCAGGTCGAGCGGTATGACAGGAATGATCCGGGCTATGATTTCGCTGATTCGCGCTTCGTCGCCAAGGACGGGCAGACGGTGATGCTCACCTCCTTATCCCATCTCCGGGTAGCGCGAAGCCAAGATGGCATTCATTTCGAGGTGGAGCCGCAGCCGGCCCTGTTCCCGGAGCACCCCCTGGAAGCATGGGGGATTGAAGATCCGCGTGTGACCCGGATCGGGGACATCTATTATATCACTTACAGCGCAGCCTCCGCGCGCGGTGTTGGCGTCGGGCTGGCGGAGACCAGTGACTTCCGCACCTTCAAGCGGCGCGGGCTGATGCTGCCGCCCGAGAATAAGGATGTCATGATTTTCCCTGAGCAAATTAACGGCAAATACTACGCGCTGCATCGTCCGGTGCCGAAGTCTTTCGGTGCGCCCGAGATGTGGATCGCGGAATCGCCCGATCTTGACCATTGGGGGAATCACCGCTTCCTGATGGGACTCGGCGAACAGGGCTGGGACTCGGCCCGTATGGGCGGCGGGGCGGTTCCGATCCGCACACCGCAGGGCTGGCTGGCGCTGTACCATGGCGCGGACAGCAGCCACCGTTATTGCATGGGGGCGGTGCTGCTGGATCTGGAGGACCCGTCCCGGGTCATTGCGAGATCGCGTGTCCCTGTGCTGGAGCCGGAAGCTCCCTATGAGGTGAACGGATTCTTCGGCAAGGTAGTCTTCTCCTGCGGTGCGCTGCTAATGGACCAGACGGTCCGTATGTATTACGGCGCGGCAGACGAGGTCATGGCTGTGGCGGACATCCCGCTTCAGGATATTTTAGATACCCTTGTGTAA
- a CDS encoding carbohydrate ABC transporter permease, producing the protein MIQKQSAADRTFTGFAHTFILLFTLFCLFPFLLMIAGSFTDEEELIAHGYTLFPQKLSLAAYKAVLQSDVLFNGYGVTILITVVGALSALCISAMLGYSLANKRNVLQTPFLFFCYLPMLFSGGIIPFYIVVSQWLHLQNTIWVLILTMLCQPFLVFLLVSFFRTIPEELEEAARIDGANEMRVFFQIMIPISKPILASVGLFYALSYWNDWFMGLMFIDNEKLFPLQLILRRMVSNMEAARNLIPSGAAISVTPPTYGVRMATTVLTIGPIVLLYPMLQKYFVKGLTVGAVKG; encoded by the coding sequence ATGATACAGAAACAAAGCGCTGCGGACCGCACCTTTACGGGATTCGCCCATACGTTTATTTTGTTGTTCACTCTATTTTGTCTGTTTCCGTTTCTGCTGATGATTGCCGGCTCCTTCACGGATGAGGAGGAACTGATTGCACACGGCTATACCTTATTTCCGCAAAAATTATCGCTCGCCGCCTATAAGGCGGTGCTGCAATCCGATGTATTATTCAATGGCTACGGGGTTACGATCCTGATTACGGTGGTCGGGGCGTTAAGCGCCCTATGCATTTCCGCGATGCTCGGCTATTCACTGGCGAATAAACGGAATGTTCTGCAAACGCCCTTTCTGTTTTTTTGCTACCTGCCTATGCTCTTCTCGGGAGGCATCATTCCCTTCTATATTGTAGTCAGCCAGTGGCTGCATTTGCAGAATACGATCTGGGTGCTCATCCTGACGATGCTATGCCAGCCGTTCCTCGTCTTCCTGCTCGTCAGCTTCTTCCGCACCATACCTGAGGAGCTGGAGGAAGCCGCCCGAATTGACGGAGCGAACGAGATGAGAGTGTTCTTCCAGATTATGATTCCGATTTCCAAGCCGATTCTGGCTTCCGTCGGCCTCTTCTATGCGCTAAGCTACTGGAATGACTGGTTCATGGGGCTGATGTTCATCGACAACGAGAAGCTGTTCCCGCTGCAGTTAATTCTGCGCCGGATGGTCTCCAATATGGAAGCGGCCAGGAATCTGATCCCTTCCGGTGCTGCCATTTCAGTGACTCCACCGACGTACGGGGTGCGGATGGCGACGACGGTACTGACCATCGGCCCGATTGTGCTGCTGTATCCGATGCTTCAGAAGTATTTTGTCAAAGGTCTTACGGTTGGAGCTGTCAAAGGGTAA
- a CDS encoding ABC transporter permease subunit yields MNYQLNAGKRSKWRHIVQNPFLYIMAVPGLLFFLVFSYFPIYGITIAFKDYDFAKGITGSEWIGFKNFNYFFTSDDFWVILRNTLLLNVLFIVFTTAAAVLIALMFNEIRNKYFKRISQSLIFLPYFMSWIVIGMIVQSLFGGEEPMLNVWLQNLGMEPVNWMFESSLWPYILTVIRVWQGAGYLSIIFLAAITGISEDLYEAARIDGASKLQIVTRITLPLLVPTIMIMTLLAVGKIFNGDFAMIYAIIGDNSMLYPTTDVIDTFVFRSMRQLHDFGMSSAVGLFQSVMGLIFVIAANWVTRRVSKESALF; encoded by the coding sequence ATGAACTACCAGCTTAACGCAGGTAAACGTTCAAAATGGAGGCATATTGTGCAGAATCCTTTTCTGTATATTATGGCTGTGCCGGGGCTGCTGTTTTTTCTCGTGTTCAGTTATTTTCCCATTTACGGGATTACGATTGCCTTCAAAGACTATGATTTTGCCAAAGGAATTACGGGGAGTGAATGGATAGGCTTTAAGAATTTCAATTATTTCTTCACCTCAGATGACTTCTGGGTTATTCTGCGCAACACACTGCTGCTCAATGTGCTGTTCATTGTGTTCACAACAGCCGCCGCTGTTCTGATTGCACTCATGTTCAATGAGATCCGCAACAAGTACTTCAAACGGATTTCGCAGTCGCTTATTTTTCTTCCATACTTCATGTCCTGGATTGTAATCGGGATGATTGTGCAATCCTTGTTCGGCGGGGAAGAGCCCATGCTTAATGTCTGGCTGCAGAACCTTGGCATGGAGCCGGTCAACTGGATGTTTGAGTCGAGTCTGTGGCCGTATATTCTGACGGTGATCCGGGTGTGGCAGGGGGCCGGTTATCTGTCGATTATTTTCCTGGCTGCCATTACGGGAATTTCAGAGGATCTGTATGAGGCGGCCCGGATTGACGGAGCTTCTAAACTGCAGATTGTGACGCGTATTACGCTGCCGCTGCTGGTTCCGACGATTATGATTATGACGCTGCTGGCCGTGGGCAAAATTTTCAATGGAGACTTTGCGATGATCTATGCCATCATTGGAGACAACTCGATGCTGTACCCGACTACCGATGTTATTGATACCTTCGTCTTCCGCTCGATGCGGCAGCTGCACGATTTCGGGATGTCTTCCGCAGTGGGGCTGTTCCAGTCGGTGATGGGTCTGATCTTCGTCATTGCCGCCAACTGGGTAACCCGCAGGGTATCCAAAGAATCTGCTTTATTCTAG